TCTGTGATTGCCTCAAAAATATCCAAGCTCATTGATAAATATGATTTATCCAAACTATTTGAAATGATATCTATTACAATATTGGTGATAATATCAGGATTGTTATCACCCAAAAGGTTTTGCTTGTAATCGGCTATAAACTTAGCTTTTGCAGCATCTTGCCGATCTTTACCAATATAAGCAATCATGTCGCTTATACGAACTACACACCCCTCTAAGGTACTTGGGCGTAGTTTGCCAACTATGTCTTTTTGTGTATAGCATTTTTCTATTATGTCATTGTGTTGTGCAAAGGAAGCCACTGACGCAGGCTCATATTTTTCAAAAGCTTTCTCTCCGCAGTGACATAAAATGCCGTCCAATGTTTGTAATGTAAGATTACATCCCGTGATTCTCTGCAAGACACGAACACTATGCACATTGTGATTAAAGCAACGTCCTGTATGAATGTAATACAGTTCATTTAAAAACTCTTCACCTTTATGCCCAAAAGGTGTATGTCCAACATCATGTCCTATTGCGATGGCTTCAATTAGATCAAGATTGAGCCGTAATGCTTTGCCTAGTATACGACCGATACGAGATACTAACTGAACATGAGTTGCTCGCCTAGTGATATCATCATTCCGATAGAGAGAAAACACTTGTGTTTTGTCATTCCCACGGTTATATAAACTGCTATGTATTATCTTATCAATATCTATGGCGTATTGTGTACGAATGACATCTTCATTGTATTTACTTTGATATTCACGTATAGCATCAGAATTTTTACAGGCATAGGGTGATAAAATCTCTTCTGTGTCATTGTGGATAGACTTTAATATTTCGATTTTAGATTCAGT
The window above is part of the Methanofastidiosum sp. genome. Proteins encoded here:
- a CDS encoding HD domain-containing protein, with translation MEKGISMRKLTESKIEILKSIHNDTEEILSPYACKNSDAIREYQSKYNEDVIRTQYAIDIDKIIHSSLYNRGNDKTQVFSLYRNDDITRRATHVQLVSRIGRILGKALRLNLDLIEAIAIGHDVGHTPFGHKGEEFLNELYYIHTGRCFNHNVHSVRVLQRITGCNLTLQTLDGILCHCGEKAFEKYEPASVASFAQHNDIIEKCYTQKDIVGKLRPSTLEGCVVRISDMIAYIGKDRQDAAKAKFIADYKQNLLGDNNPDIITNIVIDIISNSLDKSYLSMSLDIFEAITEMLTENNTLIYQREEVIQPYYDVIKPMMELMYKRFLTELENDNYDSLIYQHYLNGNVVGSFYRHPTKRFVQKDIHDPNNIVTDFIASMTDDYFVDAFSYLFPEHELNQRIQYVEYFDKRYTK